In the Sinomonas cyclohexanicum genome, CGGCATCGGTCGAGTAGTCATCGGTGACCTGGCGGCGGGCGTCCTGCTCCGCGTTGCCCACGCACGTCACGGGGGCGGAGCGCTTCACGCCGCGGGGGTCGAACCCGATGATGCTGTAGGAGTCGAGCAGCTTGCCGGTGAACATGGTCTGGGCGGAGTCCTTCACCATGTCGTAGCCCGAGCCGCCCGGGCCGCCGGGATTCACGAGGAGCGTCGCCTTGGCCCGGCGGCCGGTCAGCCGGATGAGGGCCAGCTTCGCCGTGTCACCGGATGGATTCGCGTAGTCGATCGGGACCGAGACGCTCGCGCACTCGAACTGCCCGCCCTCGCACGGCGACCACGAGACGTCCTGGCTGTAGAACCGTTCGAGCCCCGCGGGCGCGCCCTGCGTCGCATCGGGGTCACCGCTCGGCTGGGCCGCGGTCCCGCCGAACGGCATGCAGCCCGTCAGCACGAGCAGCGCCGCGGTGAGCGCGGCGAGCAGCACGGACAGCTTCCGGACGTGGGTCACAGGTCTCCTCAGATCAGGGCCACGGCCATCGCCTCGACCGCGAGGAGCGGCGCGACGTTCGTGGTGGTGATGCGCTGGCGGGTCGTGTTGATCGCGTCCATGCGGGCCAAGGTCGCCTCGGGCGTGGACGATTCGGCGAACCCGCGGATCTCGGCGACGAGCTCGGCGTTGACGGGCTCGACGTCGCCGCCGAGCTGCAGCATGAGCACGTCCCGGTAGAACGAGAGCAGGTCCGTGAGGGTGCGGTCGAGGGAATCGGTCACCGAGCGCTTGGCCCGGCGCTTCTGCTCCTCCTCGAGCTGGCGGACCTGGCCGCGCAGCGACGGCGGGAGCCTGTCTCCCTCGGCAACCCCGAGGGTCTCGAGGAGCCGAGCGCGCTCCGCGGCGTCGCGCTCGTCGTTGGAGGAAGTCGCCTCGTCCGTGGCGATCTTCATGAGTCGCTCCGCGAGCGCCACGGCCTGTGAGACCGTCGTGAGGGCCAGAGGCGCCCGGACGGTTTCGGTGCGGCGCTCCCGGGCCGCGGCGTCGTGCGCGAGGCGCCGGGCGATCCCGATGTGGCTCTGGGCGGCGCGCGCGGCCTCGAGCGCGAGGTGCGGGTCGGCGCCGTCGCGCTCCACTAGCAGGGCCGCGACGTCCGCCACCGGAGGCAGGCGCAGGCCCACCGGGCGGCAGCGGGAGCGGATCGTGACGAGCACGTCCGCGGGCGAGGGGGCGCACAACATCCAGACAGTGCGGGGGGTCGGCTCCTCGATCGCCTTCAGGAGCACGTTCGTGGTGCGCTCGGCCATCCGGTCGGCATCCTCCACCACGATGATGCGGTACCGCCCGCTCTGAGGCCTGTCGCCGGCCTTGGCGACCATCTCGCGCGCGTCCTTGATCGAGATCTGCACGGCCTCCGTGCGCACGAACTCCACGTCGGGGTGCGTCTCCGCGAGCACCTCCTGACAGCCGGCACACACGCCGCAGCCGCGCGCCGTGACGTCCTCGACCTCGCAGGTGAGGGCCGCGGCGAAGGCCTTCGCCGCCGTCGAGCGCCCGGACCCGGGCGGGCCCGTGAACAGCCACGCGTGGGTGAGGCCCTCGCCCGCGGCGGCGCGCCGGAGCTGCTCCACCACGGGCGCCTGGCCGCGCAAGTCGTCCCAGACGCTCATGGGCGGCCCCCGCCCGCCGGGGACGACGCCGGCAGCGCCGCGCGCACCTGAGCCAGGACGTCCGCCGCGAGCGCCTGGGGCGGCCGGGCGGCGTCGAGGACAAGGTAGGAAGCGGGGTGGGAGCGGGCGAGGCCCAGGAACGCGTCCCGCACGCTGCGGTGGAAGGCGTCCGGCTCGGACTCGAGGCGGTCCTCGGCGGCATCCCCGGCGGTGCGGCGCGCGCGGCCCGCGCCGGCGTCGAGGTCGAGCACCACGGTCACGTCGGGCCACAGCCCCTCGGTCGCCCACTCGTTGAGCCCGCGCACATCATCGGCGCCGAGCCCTCGGGCGATCCCCTGGTAGACGATCGAGGAGCCGATGTAGCGGTCCGTGATCACGACGGCGCCCCTCGCCAGCGCGGGCCGGATCGCCTGCGCGACGTGGGCGGCCCTGGCTGCGGCGAAGATGAGGGCCTCGGTACGGGGGTCGATCTCTCCGTGCCCGTGCTCGAGGACGAGGCCGCGCAGCTTCTCGCCGATCTCGGTCCCGCCAGGCTCCCGCGTGAGCAGGACCTCGCGGCCCTCGGCCCGCAGCGCTTCGGCGAGGAGCCGCGCCTGGGTCGACTTGCCGGCGCCGTCGCCGCCCTCGAACGCGACGAAGAGCCCCGGGGCGTGCGGTGCGGCGGGGCTCGGCGATGAGGGGGAGGCGGGGAACGTCACTGACTCAAGGGTACCGGCGGTGATGACACCTCCCGTCAACGGACCGTGGACTCCGCCTCGAATGTGCCGTGTCCTAGATTGGAGGGCATGACCTCTGACGCGACCTCTCCCTCCGGGTACCCACACCTCGACGACGCGGCCCTCGCCGCGCTCGCCCCCGAGACGCTCGCCGTCGCCGCGGGCCGCCCCGAGAGGGGGCCGGACATGCCGGTGAACCCCGAGATCGTCCTCTCCTCGACGTTCGTGGGGCTTGGCGGGGTCGGCGAGGGCTCGCGCGGATACGCCCGGTTCTCGAACCCCACGTGGGAGCCCTTCGAGGACGCCGTCGGCAAGCTCGAGGGTTCGCCGCTCCCCGCGCTCCTGTTCAGCTCCGGCATGGGCGCCGTCGCCGCCGCGATGAGCCTCGTCCCGGTGGGCGGGGTCCTCGTGGCCCCGCGCCACTCGTACTCCGGCACCCTCGGCCTCGCCCAGCTCAAGGCGGAACGCGGCGAGCTGACGCTCCTCGAGGTGGACATCGACGACACCGAGGCCACGGTCGCGGCGCTCGACGGCGCCGACGCCCTCTGGGTCGAGAGCCCCACCAACCCGATGATGGAGGTCGCCGACCTCCCCGCCCTCACCGCCGCCGCCCGCGCCGCCGGGGTGCTCGTCATCGTCGACAACACCTTCGCGACCCCGCTGGGACAGAAGCCGCTCGCGGTGGGCGCGGACGTCGTCGTGCACTCCGCGACCAAGTACCTCGCCGGGCACTCCGACGTGCTGCTCGGCGTGGCGGTGGCGGGCACCGAGCAGCTGCGCTCGCGCCTGCACCAGCACCGGACCCTGCACGGCGCGATCGCCGGGCCGGTCGAGGCCTGGCTCGGCCTGCGCGGCCTGCGCACGCTTGCGCTCCGGGTCGAGCGCTCGCAGGCCACCGCGGGGGAGCTCGCCCGCCGTCTGGACGCCCACCCCGCCGTCGTGCGGGTGCGGTACCCGGGCCTCCCGTCGGACCCTGGCCACCGGCGCGCCGCCGCACAGCTGACCGGCTTCGGCTCGATCGTGAGCATCGAGCTCGACGGCGCCGCGGCCGCCGACGCGTTCGTCTCCCGGGTCGCGCTGTGGCTCCCCGCGACGAGCCTGGGCGGCGTCGAGTCCACGATCGAACGCCGCCGCCGGCACGCCGCCGAGCCGCTGACCGTCCCGGAGGGACTCGTCCGGCTGAGCGTGGGGATCGAGAACGTCGACGACCTCTGGGAAGACCTTCGTCAGGCCCTCGATTCCGGGCGGTAGGCTGTTCCCGTGGACGGCAAACTCCTCATCTACTGGATCCAGTTCGCCACGTTCTACGTGGCGGGGTTCGTCTGTGCTGCCATCGCGGTGTGGGCATTCGTGGACTGCCTGATCCGCAAGGGCCCCCGGTTCGAGGCGAACTCCAAGCGCACCAAGGGCTTCTGGCTCGCGCTCACCGGCGGCGCCGCGTTCGTGACGCTCCTCGGGCTCCTGGTTCCCACCAGCGGGCTGCTCAGCTTCGGCGGATACGGGCTGTTCAACATCGCCGCCGTGACGGCCGCGGGCGTGTACCTCGCGGACGTGCGCCCCGCGGTCGCCTCCCGCTGACCCTGCGTGGTCGAGAAGGCGCGGCCTATCCGGACGCCGTCCGGGCACGTGGGGTCCGGCCGCCCCGGACAGCCGAGGCCCGGGCGCAGGCTGCCGGGCGTCGTCGTGGGCAACGTGACCCGGGGCACCACCAACCCCAACCGCATGCGCCGGGTGGACCGGTGGATCACCGGGACCCAGGCGCGCCGGCTCCTCGCGCACGCGGGGCCGCCGCACGCCGTCGACCTCGGGTACGGCGCCTCGCCGATCACCGCGGTCGAGCTCTTCACCCGGCTGCGCGACGTCCGGCCCGACGTCCGCCTCACGGGGATCGAGATCGAGCCGGGCCGCGTCGCCGCCGCGAAGCCTCTCGAGCGCGAGGGCCTCGACTTCCGCGTGGGCGGGTTTGAGCTTCCCGTCGAGGGGCACCCCGTCCTCGTGCGGGCGTTCAACGTGCTGCGGCAGTACGAGGAGGCGGACGTCCCCGGCGTCTGGGACCTGGTCCGCTCGCGGCTCGCGCCGGACGGCATCTTCGTCGAGGGGACCTGCGACGAGATCGGCCGCCGCTCCGCCTGGGTGACGCTCGACGCCGCGGGTCCCCGCGCGCTGACCCTCGCCCTGCGCTTCGGCTCGTTCGCGCTCCCCTCGGACGTGGCCGAACGGCTCCCCAAGGCCCTCATCCACCGCAACGTGCCCGGCGAGCGCGTCCACGCGTTCCTCTCCGCGCTCGACGCCGCGTGGCTGGCGGCCGCCCCGCTCGCACCGTTCGGGGTGCGTCAGCGCTGGCTCGCCATGTGCCGGACGGTCAAGGCCGACGGGTGGCCGGTGCTCCACGGGCTGTCCCGATGGCGGCTGGGCGAGGTCACAGTCCGCTGGGAGGCCGTGGCGCCCGATAGCATGGCCCCATGACCTACACGCTCATCCTGCTGCGCCATGGGCACAGCGAGTGGAACGCCAAGAACCTGTTCACCGGCTGGGTGGACGTGGACCTGAACGACCAGGGACGCGAGGAGGCCCGCCGCGGCGGCCAGATGCTCGCCGACAAGGGCCTCCTGCCGGACATCCTCCACACGTCCCGCCTCAAGCGCGCGATCAACACCGCGAACATCGCCCTCGATGTGGCGGACCGCGGCTGGATCGACGTCAAGCGCTCCTGGCGGCTTAACGAGCGCCACTACGGTGCGCTGCAGGGCAAGGACAAGGCCCAGACGCTCGCCGAGTTCGGCGAGGAGCAGTTCATGGTGTGGCGCCGCTCCTACGACACCCCGCCGCCGCCCCTCGCCGACGACTCCGAGTTCTCGCAGGTGGGCGATCCGCGCTACGCAGACCTCGGCAACGACATGCCGCGCACGGAGTGCCTCAAGGACGTCCTCGAGCGGCTCATGCCGTACTGGGAGTCCGAGATCAAGGAGGACCTCAAGGCCGGCAAGACGGTCCTCGTGACCGCGCACGGCAACTCGCTCCGCGCGCTCGTGAAGCACCTCGACGGCATCAGCGACGAGGACATCGCGGGCCTGAACATCCCCACGGGCATTCCGCTCGTCTACGAGCTCGACGAGGACTTCGCGCCGACCAACCCCGGCGGCATGTACCTCGACCCGGAGGCCGCCGCCGCCTCGATCGAGGCGGTCAAGAACCAGGGCCGCAAGTAGCGGCCTGACCAGGACGGCTTAACCACGACGGCGGCCGCTCACCCCACGAGGGGTGAGCGGCCGCCGTCGTGCGTACCGGAAGTGTGGGTCAGCTCGAGGTGTTGTCGCCGTCCCACTCGCCGGTCACGAGGTAGGAGACCTTGCGGCTCACGGAGACCCCGTGGTCGGCGAAGCGCTCGAAGTAGCGGCTCGCGAGGGCGGCGTCGACCGCGAGGGCGGGCGAGCCGGTCCACGACGGATCAGCGATCGCGCGGAACACGCTCGCGTGCAGCTCGTCCAGCTCGGCGTTGGCGGCCTGGATCTTCGACGTGCGCTCGAGATTGTGGTCCTCGAGGAGCCCAGTCACCTCGGCGATGATCGTGGCGTCGAGCTCGGCCATGCGGGCGAACGTCTTCTCGAGCGCCTCGGGCGCGGCCTTCTCCGGGTAGCGCAGGCGGGCGAGCTGGGCGATGTGGCGGGCCAGGTCCCCCATGCGCTCGAGCGAGGCGCTCATGCGCAGCGAGCCCACGATCACGCGCAGGTCCGAGGCTACGGGGCCCTGGAGGGCGAGGATCTCGATCGCCTTCTCGTCGAGGGCGGTCTGGAGGAAGTCGATGCGCGCGTCGGCGGCGATGACCTCCTGGGCGAGCTCGACGTCCGCGGTCGTGAAGGCCTCGACCGATCGGTCCAGCGCCTCGGCCACCAGCTTGGCGATCTCGACGAGATCCTCGTGGACCTTCTGCAGCTCCTCCTGGAATACCTTTCGCACTGCGGCGTC is a window encoding:
- the tmk gene encoding dTMP kinase; amino-acid sequence: MTFPASPSSPSPAAPHAPGLFVAFEGGDGAGKSTQARLLAEALRAEGREVLLTREPGGTEIGEKLRGLVLEHGHGEIDPRTEALIFAAARAAHVAQAIRPALARGAVVITDRYIGSSIVYQGIARGLGADDVRGLNEWATEGLWPDVTVVLDLDAGAGRARRTAGDAAEDRLESEPDAFHRSVRDAFLGLARSHPASYLVLDAARPPQALAADVLAQVRAALPASSPAGGGRP
- a CDS encoding phosphoglyceromutase, with protein sequence MTYTLILLRHGHSEWNAKNLFTGWVDVDLNDQGREEARRGGQMLADKGLLPDILHTSRLKRAINTANIALDVADRGWIDVKRSWRLNERHYGALQGKDKAQTLAEFGEEQFMVWRRSYDTPPPPLADDSEFSQVGDPRYADLGNDMPRTECLKDVLERLMPYWESEIKEDLKAGKTVLVTAHGNSLRALVKHLDGISDEDIAGLNIPTGIPLVYELDEDFAPTNPGGMYLDPEAAAASIEAVKNQGRK
- a CDS encoding trans-sulfuration enzyme family protein; protein product: MTSDATSPSGYPHLDDAALAALAPETLAVAAGRPERGPDMPVNPEIVLSSTFVGLGGVGEGSRGYARFSNPTWEPFEDAVGKLEGSPLPALLFSSGMGAVAAAMSLVPVGGVLVAPRHSYSGTLGLAQLKAERGELTLLEVDIDDTEATVAALDGADALWVESPTNPMMEVADLPALTAAARAAGVLVIVDNTFATPLGQKPLAVGADVVVHSATKYLAGHSDVLLGVAVAGTEQLRSRLHQHRTLHGAIAGPVEAWLGLRGLRTLALRVERSQATAGELARRLDAHPAVVRVRYPGLPSDPGHRRAAAQLTGFGSIVSIELDGAAAADAFVSRVALWLPATSLGGVESTIERRRRHAAEPLTVPEGLVRLSVGIENVDDLWEDLRQALDSGR
- a CDS encoding class I SAM-dependent methyltransferase encodes the protein MGNVTRGTTNPNRMRRVDRWITGTQARRLLAHAGPPHAVDLGYGASPITAVELFTRLRDVRPDVRLTGIEIEPGRVAAAKPLEREGLDFRVGGFELPVEGHPVLVRAFNVLRQYEEADVPGVWDLVRSRLAPDGIFVEGTCDEIGRRSAWVTLDAAGPRALTLALRFGSFALPSDVAERLPKALIHRNVPGERVHAFLSALDAAWLAAAPLAPFGVRQRWLAMCRTVKADGWPVLHGLSRWRLGEVTVRWEAVAPDSMAP
- a CDS encoding DNA polymerase III subunit delta', whose product is MSVWDDLRGQAPVVEQLRRAAAGEGLTHAWLFTGPPGSGRSTAAKAFAAALTCEVEDVTARGCGVCAGCQEVLAETHPDVEFVRTEAVQISIKDAREMVAKAGDRPQSGRYRIIVVEDADRMAERTTNVLLKAIEEPTPRTVWMLCAPSPADVLVTIRSRCRPVGLRLPPVADVAALLVERDGADPHLALEAARAAQSHIGIARRLAHDAAARERRTETVRAPLALTTVSQAVALAERLMKIATDEATSSNDERDAAERARLLETLGVAEGDRLPPSLRGQVRQLEEEQKRRAKRSVTDSLDRTLTDLLSFYRDVLMLQLGGDVEPVNAELVAEIRGFAESSTPEATLARMDAINTTRQRITTTNVAPLLAVEAMAVALI
- a CDS encoding DUF2516 family protein encodes the protein MDGKLLIYWIQFATFYVAGFVCAAIAVWAFVDCLIRKGPRFEANSKRTKGFWLALTGGAAFVTLLGLLVPTSGLLSFGGYGLFNIAAVTAAGVYLADVRPAVASR
- the phoU gene encoding phosphate signaling complex protein PhoU, producing the protein MRKVFQEELQKVHEDLVEIAKLVAEALDRSVEAFTTADVELAQEVIAADARIDFLQTALDEKAIEILALQGPVASDLRVIVGSLRMSASLERMGDLARHIAQLARLRYPEKAAPEALEKTFARMAELDATIIAEVTGLLEDHNLERTSKIQAANAELDELHASVFRAIADPSWTGSPALAVDAALASRYFERFADHGVSVSRKVSYLVTGEWDGDNTSS